One part of the Sander vitreus isolate 19-12246 chromosome 10, sanVit1, whole genome shotgun sequence genome encodes these proteins:
- the tmem144b gene encoding LOW QUALITY PROTEIN: transmembrane protein 144b (The sequence of the model RefSeq protein was modified relative to this genomic sequence to represent the inferred CDS: inserted 2 bases in 1 codon; substituted 2 bases at 2 genomic stop codons), whose protein sequence is MLEAQYPPLFLFVTTLLMVTCHSTEHAAELXFDCVESAGAGNLXAFEFTFNSTSITDFAYGIAANVAALLLFGSNFVPVQGIETGIWIFFHWVYCAAIWVVRSMVGDLMLRSSKFYPSAMLGGLIWATGNIAVVPIVKATGLGSLIWGFSSLLMGWASSRFGISPQDVSKPILHYCGAGLCQVSGLIFFNVKADVELHPNSESISLLLDRVSTSGSFGPSSSEFWIXVIGPKTRGLIGCLLAVVSAAVRILLLDHVFGPIFYIKNHSSFRDSMFHGASVYGLLSGLMWTLATYC, encoded by the exons ATGCTTGAAGCACAATACCCACCTTTGTTCTTATTTGTTACCACATTATTGATGGTGACCTGTCATAGTACTGAACATGCAGCTGAACTATAATTTGACT GTGTTGAAAGTGCCGGAGCTGGCAACCTGTGAGCATTTGAGTTCACCTTTAACTCAACCAGTATAACTGATTTTGCTTATGGAATTGCTGCAAATGTGGCTGCTCTGCTATTGTTTGGAAGCAATTTTGTTCCTGTCCAAGGAATAGAGACAGGTATTTGGATCT TTTTCCATTGGGTATACTGTGCAGCAATATGGGTTGTACGGTCTATGGTTGGAGACTTGATGCTTCGGTCGTCGAAATTCTACCCTTCTGCAATGCTTGGAGGTTTAATCTGGGCTACAG GGAATATAGCAGTTGTTCCGATTGTTAAAGCGACTGGTCTTGGGAGTTTAATTTGGGGCTTTTCTAGTTTGTTGATGGGCTGGGCCAGTTCAAG ATTTGGGATTTCTCCTCAGGATGTTTCCAAGCCAATATTACATTATTGTGGCGCTGGGTTGTGTCAGGT CAGTGGCCTGATCTTTTTCAATGTGAAAGCAGACGTGGAACTGCATCCCAACTCTGAATCAATTTCATTACTACTTGACAGGGTGAGTAC TTCCGGCAGCTTTGGACCAAGTTCCTCAGAGTTCTGGAT TGTCATCGGACCAaagaccaggggtctcat AGGCTGCCTGCTTGCTGTTGTGTCGGCAGCTGTACGGATCCTCCTTTTGGACCATGTGTTTGGACCCATCTTCTACATTAAGAACCATTCATCATTCCGTGACAGCATGTTCCATGGAGCCAGTGTCTATG GTCTACTGTCTGGATTGATGTGGACATTGGCCACATACTGCTAG
- the gask1b gene encoding Golgi-associated kinase 1B, translating into MGKSRVHWLCFPFLRLTSSFRKCPLSKRSLIIASVCVVHLLLVVSHFGYSQHQRERGIDKDKYRNARGLYNLDISDALPDSVALQTGASFVVPTRSNVVYITLKSKRLKPAHIRGTIRPKLRRKVRRNKDAISAFTHYKLGTLERDAGQIKRNFASKTSLGETRDVYYKSLDITHTSHTDTQIDSHISYIRIYSQRAPPWLSPQDVEAMRFLADANVLRIKEVSHGDSPTILIFESETSVPMKNQKHTQRSNVCGGQCGVINSPVDTTEVFAFHLDRVLGLNRTLPAVSRKFSFLHDGQPCPVVSWDASLYPEGLLAGRSTVRLTWGEYQNSLKQKCWHKNISPKPDSGCFTVHHYEWSKLALFDFLLQIHNRLDQSCCGFRPRQEDVCVELGHHAQCGDPNHIQLTNIIHRDHDPKHLVFTNNKGFFDRNEDNLDFRLLKGIKELPELAVSVLKSKRLREKLLQSLFLDQTYWESQGGRQGIDKLIDVIERRAKVLLTYINAHGIKVITMHV; encoded by the exons ATGGGGAAGTCTCGCGTTCACTGGCTGTGCTTCCCTTTTCTAAGATTGACCAGCAGCTTTCGAAAGTGCCCTCTTTCAAAAAGGAGTTTGATAATTGCGAGCGTGTGTGTTGTCCATTTGTTGTTGGTGGTTTCACATTTTGGATACTCGCAGCACCAACGGGAACGAGGGATTGACAAAGACAAGTACCGAAACGCCCGTGGATTGTATAATTTGGATATTAGTGATGCGCTGCCAGACTCTGTGGCTTTGCAGACCGGTGCGAGCTTTGTGGTCCCGACACGGTCCAACGTGGTGTATATAACGCTAAAGTCTAAGCGCCTGAAACCAGCACATATTCGGGGTACAATCAGGCCAAAACTGAGGAGAAAAGTAAGAAGGAACAAGGATGCTATTTCCGCTTTTACGCACTACAAACTTGGAACTTTGGAGCGAGACGCGGGCCAAATTAAGCGTAATTTTGCATCCAAGACTTCCTTGGGAGAAACCAGGGATGTTTATTATAAATCTTTAGATATAACCCATACATCTCATACGGATACACAGATAGACTCTCACATTAGTTATATCCGAATTTACAGTCAGAGGGCACCGCCATGGCTCAGCCCACAGGACGTGGAAGCCATGCGCTTTCTTGCGGATGCCAACGTTTTGCGCATCAAAGAAGTTTCTCACGGAGACTCTCCGACAATTCTGATATTTGAGAGCGAGACAAGTGTTCCAatgaaaaaccaaaaacacacacaacggAGCAATGTATGTGGAGGGCAGTGTGGAGTAATCAACAGCCCCGTGGACACCACTGAGGTCTTTGCTTTCCATCTGGACAGGGTGCTGGGACTCAATAGGACATTGCCAGCTGTAAGCAGAAAGTTTAGCTTTTTACACG ATGGCCAGCCCTGTCCAGTGGTGTCATGGGATGCATCTCTCTACCCAGAAGGCCTTCTTGCAGGCCGGTCGACCGTGAGGTTAACATGGGGGGAGTACCAGAACTCCCTGAAACAGAAGTGTTGGCATAAAAACATCAGCCCAAAGCCTGACTCCGGCTGCTTCACAGTTCATCACTATGAGTGGAGTAAACTGGCTCTGTTTGACTTCTTGTTACAG ATTCACAACCGTCTGGATCAGAGTTGCTGTGGATTCAGGCCCAGGcaggaggatgtgtgtgtggaaCTCGGCCACCACGCTCAATGTGGGGACCCAAACCACATACaactgacaaacatcatccacaGGGATCACGACCCCAAACACCTGGTCTTCACCAACAACAAGGGGTTCTTCGATCGCAATGAGGACAACTTGGACTTCAGGCTCCTGAAAGGAATCAAAGA GCTGCCAGAACTGGCAGTGTCCGTGCTGAAGAGCAAGAGGCTGAGGGAGAAGCTCCTCCAGTCTCTTTTCCTGGACCAGACATACTGGGAGAGCCAGGGCGGCCGGCAGGGCATCGACAAGCTGATCGATGTAATTGAGAGGCGGGCCAAGGTCCTCCTCACCTACATCAATGCTCATGGGATCAAAGTCATCACAATGCACGTGTGA